In one Heteronotia binoei isolate CCM8104 ecotype False Entrance Well chromosome 1, APGP_CSIRO_Hbin_v1, whole genome shotgun sequence genomic region, the following are encoded:
- the LOC132588666 gene encoding shematrin-like protein 2 codes for MPDNCGPQFAVPSVASTPTVGFGSTQRGWGNLGCGYGGLGYGYGGLGYGYGGLGLAHGGLGYGHGYGLGWAHGPAIAETSGSLGTLAGVNPSCINQIPPAEVVVQPPAVVMTLPGPILSATGEPVTVGGNAPCAISGTGVAGLGSYGGFGGYYGGWGSRLGFRRGSIIGGKILPGRRGSIC; via the coding sequence ATGCCTGACAACTGTGGCCCACAGTTCGCCGTCCCATCCGTTGCCTCCACCCCAACGGTTGGCTTTGGCTCTACACAGCGTGGCTGGGGAAATCTTGGCTGCGGGTATGGAGGTCTTGGCTATGGATATGGAGGTCTTGGCTATGGCTATGGAGGTCTTGGCCTGGCACATGGAGGTCTAGGTTATGGCCATGGCTATGGCCTTGGATGGGCCCATGGTCCTGCCATAGCTGAAACTTCCGGCAGTCTGGGCACCCTGGCTGGAGTCAACCCTTCCTGCATCAACCAGATCCCACCCGCAGAAGTCGTGGTCCAGCCACCAGCCGTGGTCATGACCCTCCCAGGACCCATCCTCTCTGCCACTGGGGAACCAGTTACTGTGGGAGGCAATGCTCCATGTGCCATTAGCGGCACTGGGGTGGCAGGACTAGGCTCCTATGGGGGGTTCGGAGGCTATTATGGAGGCTGGGGTTCCCGTTTAGGCTTCAGAAGGGGCTCCATCATTGGAGGAAAAATCCTGCCGGGACGTCGTGGCAGCATCTGTTGA
- the LOC132588650 gene encoding claw keratin-like: MPGYCGPEFAIPSVASTPTVGFGSAHRGWGNLGCGYGGLGYGYGGLGLAHGGLGYGHGYGLGWGHGPAIAETSGSLGTLAGVNPSCINQIPPAEVVVQPPATVLTLPGPILSATGEPVAVGGNTPCAISGTGVAGTGFYGGFGGHHGGWGWGSHLGLGRGSWIGKRSLLGRRSSIC, translated from the coding sequence ATGCCTGGCTACTGTGGTCCAGAGTTCGCTATCCCATCTGTTGCCTCCACCCCAACAGTTGGCTTTGGATCAGCACACCGCGGCTGGGGAAATCTTGGCTGTGGATATGGAGGTCTTGGCTATGGATATGGAGGTCTTGGCCTGGCACACGGAGGTCTTGGTTACGGTCATGGCTACGGCCTTGGCTGGGGCCATGGTCCTGCCATAGCTGAAACTTCCGGCAGTCTGGGCACCCTGGCTGGAGTCAACCCTTCCTGCATCAACCAGATCCCACCAGCAGAAGTCGTGGTCCAGCCACCTGCCACCGTTTTGACCCTCCCAGGACCCATCCTCTCTGCTACTGGGGAACCAGTTGCTGTGGGTGGCAATACTCCATGTGCCATTAGTGGCACCGGGGTGGCAGGAACAGGATTCTATGGGGGGTTCGGTGGCCACCATGGAGGCTGGGGCTGGGGTTCCCATTTAGGCCTGGGGAGGGGTTCATGGATTGGAAAAAGGTCTCTCCTGGGACGTCGTAGCAGCATCTGTTGA